The sequence GGTGTCTCTCCTCCTTGGCACCCCCAGCACGCCCAGACTTACATGCCGAGAGATGAAGCAGGACATAGGTCCAATTTCTGTGAAGAGTCCAACCTAAAAGGCAATGAGTgatgttgctttttcttttacccCCCCATGTCTTCTAAGGTCCTCATCTTTGTCTGATTCCTAATATTCTTCATGTCCTGAAACCACTCTGGATTGTATCATTTGTTTTCTGGTCTCTCTTCTGTTAagctttcactttatttattttcatatcatttttatgagaaggcacaagtgagcaaagggcagagacagagagggagacagggcagggggggaggcggggttcacacgaagcagggctcaagttcACCTGATGCGagactcacgaacagtgagatcatgacctgagccaacgtgagatgcttaactgactgagctacccaggcacgctccctttaattttatttatttatttattttgagagagggagaaagggaaggagggatagagagagaatcccaagcaggctccgtactgtcagcacacagcccaacaccaggcttaaactatgaaccctgagatcatgacctgagctgcaatcaagagtcagacgcttaactgggcCACCCACGTGGCCCTCAAGCTTTCATTTGAAGTTAAGCAAACAATGTGGTAAAGAGCCAAGGCCTGGGACTTGTCAGTCCACAATTTGAACACTTGTTGACCACATGACCTTGGCTAGTAGACTTAACTTCTCCAAGCTTAAGGTTCTATAAAAAGggatggggcacgtgggtggctcagtagagtaggttaagcatccaactcttgacttcgtcTCTGGTCATCATTTTGTGGCTCAtaggtttgagctccacatcgggctctgcactgtcagcacggagcctgctttggatcctgtctccattgccctgcccctcccccttctctctcaaaattaaacatttgaaataaagaaagaaagaaaataaaaatggataaaagcaCCCACCACAGTCATCGTGAGGTTTTGCACATTACCTGGCCCACAGTAAGTACTCCACGAATGGAGGCTGTGCTATTGTTGACTACTCAGGCTGACTTACATGACCCGGACGGAGACAGCACAAGATTACTGTACCATTTAACAGGTGAAGCAACTGAAGCACAGACTGACtcagccaaggtcacagagttagcAAGAGGAGTTGGAACCCATCTCACATCTTCGGAGCGGCCACCCAACTGCCTCCGCTATGTATAGTCTCACCTTGTTGACTTGAGTGACAACAGCATCCACGACCTCCCCTTTAAAGGGCCGGAACACAATGGCCTTGTACTTAACTGGATAAAGGACAAAGCCTCGGCCTGGCTGGATCACACCAGCACCAATATTGTCAATGGTGGTGACAGCAATCACAAAGCCATACCTACAAGcatgggaaaaagaaaggcaCCGTGTGTGTAAGAGCCTCTAAAACCATCTGCAACAAGTCAGTGAGCCTGGGGGTTGGAGAAGAGCACAAAGGGAAGTAGAGGACACCCCGACCCCAGACTTAATGACTAACAGAAGACAGGATACTGGTCAGTATTCAAAATGCCAAACACTGCTCTCATAATAATTTCACAATAAGTGTCCAAGAAGGCTGAAATCCTTGAGCCAAGAGACTTCGATCGTCGGGATGCCTTAGAATCACCTAAGAGGAACTTCTTAAAACACACATTCCCAGGCCTGTCCCCAGTCTTGATTCTATAGGGACAAGATGAGGCTCAGGAACTTGCATGTGGTTATTCTGATGAGAGAGGCCAAATACTCCATAGCCCTGGGCTCATCCCAGCCCATTCATCACTGTGTGAGAGGCCCTTATGTGCAGAGCCCAGAGATGTGCCAGGCCAGGTCCCTGGTCGTGTGGGAGAAAGAAAACCAGCAGAACCACAGGAGAACAGACACAGGAACAATGATTAGGCTGTGAGCTCCATGAGAGCTGGCTTGATTCTATCTCGTTCACTGCATTGttcccagagcccaacacacaaCCTGGCAGACGGCAGAAGCTTTAGAAACGTTTGCGGAGTAAATGAGTGAACGATCTCAGCTGAAGTGAGGAAGTCTCATGATCAGCTTTGCAGAGGGCGCCGTGGGAATCCAAAGCAAGGAAGCAACTGACTGCCTGGGGTGCCTGAAGAGGGTGAGAGGGTTCCCCAGGGTAGGTGGCAGGTCCTCGCAGGATGAGTAGGACCCGGGGAGAGGTTGCAAGCCTCGGGCGCCACACGCGCCTCAGATCAGGTGGCACGGAGGGCGCAGCACTCACTTGCCGGTGCAGGTCCCCTCCACCTCGGTGAAGAGCTTCTGCTTTACCGTGTTGAGCAGGTTGGGGCCGAAGTAGCGCGGATGCAACAGGATCTCGTGCTCCAGGGAAATCTGCAGGGAAAACGGGATGGAGACCAAGCAAGGCGCGGCAGCGACCCGGGGTGAGGAGCAACCTTTCGTCCCGGCGCCACGTTTCGCTCCTCCTCTCGACCCTGCCCTCGCCGCCACCCCGTGCTCTGCTCACGTGGTAGAACATCTTCCCACGGCGGACGGGACACCAGCCGAATCCACTCCCGCCCGGACCGCGGCGCCTCTGGACCAACCGGAAGCACACAGCCGCAGCAACTCTGCTTCCGGGCCTGCCCCAGCGAAGTGGGCGGGACTCTGCCCTCTCCGCGGACCCAATTGGGCATCGCTGTCGTGGGCGGGAAATCCGCGAggtcctgccctctcctccccaccaagcAAGATTTATTGTCCCCGTTGACAGAtgaggttccaggctcagagggTTGAGGTCACTTCAGGATCACTCACggccaggattcaaattcaggatGTCTGCCCCCAAGACTTGCATATTCGGGCTTTCCAGATTTTCATGCAGCCATTCGTTCACCAAGCATTAACGGAGGGGAACACCCACCCCATGCCGGCAGGTAGTTTGGAGATGAAGTAGCCAAAATCAGAGCCCAGAAGGCAGCGCTCCCTCCAGGTGTGAGAAAACAGATCACTGCACTCCTCCTTCCCATTTCCCCATTCCTTCCAAAACACACTCACGCACGCGCGCGGCTTAGAGAACCGGTGAGCCCCTGTGTGTTCCTTCAACTCTACCCACATTTTTGTAGACAGTCCCTTTATTAAACTCACCTCAATTAGCCAGAGTGAGCATGCAATCTGTTCCCTGTGGAGACCCTGACTGATAAAAGGTCCATACGGAAAGAAGCAGAAACCATGAGCCACAGACCCATGAGAAAGGCTCAGCAGTTGACTCTAGATCCACGACAGTCCTTGGGGCCTTCCTTGAGCAAACTCCCTGCTGCCGGAATACGTTTTTGTATGTTGTAAATAAGAGAGCCTGACCTACCGTCCTGCAAGAATAAGGACATCCTGCTTCCTCGGAGCTGTCACACATCAGTTCCCATTGACTCTGCCCATTTCCTAGAATGGCTGAACCCACCAGTCAGCCACTTAGACTCCATGCAGATCCCATTGACCATGGTCAGGCAAGGAAGCATATGAATGGGCCTCAGCAGTCCtgacttcctcctctctcctatTTTCTAGCCAGCCTCCCCTAAGGACCGTGGTGTGCTGGAAACAGCTgcaagagcctttttttttttttttaaagaaatctctatacccaacatggggctggaacttacaaccccaaggtTGAGTCCCATGCTTTAgcgcctgagccagccaggtgccaatTGTTAATATTTCAGAAAACTTGCAAGCCAGTTTTTAAATACAgcctttattaaacatttaatgaaaaaaatgaatgatgttTATTATTATAACATACAATCAACTgaattatactaaaaaaagaaacaaaggcagaggTATAGATGAAACAAGTTTGGCAATATATTGATAACTGTTGAAGCCAGATGATGGGTTAGAGTGGTTTCTTATATTTTTCGTACTACTTTTGTTTGACATTGttcaaataaaaagttagaaaagaaaacatggcacgcctgggtggctcagtctgttcagcatctgatttttgattttggctcaggtcatgatctcagggttcatgggtttgagccccacatcgggctccacacccacagtgggaagcctgcttaggattctttctctctccctatctgtccctcccccactcatgctcatgtgctctctctctcaaaatgaactttttaaaaagttagaaaaaaacacaaaggtaGCTGTCATACTGTAACTTCTAATAAGAAAAACATAGGTGGTCTTCTCTGTTCCTGGcgcagagctcctaaaacccttttCCTAAAGGGTAAGAGTGATGAAGGTGTCTCCATATTCATAACAAACCCTTTTCAATCACACCcaagtttatgttaatgaggtgataTTTGAAAATCACCTCATAACAGGGGCTGGTTGCTGGGGTACCCAATCTCGTGACTGGAGGGTTGGAACTCTCAACCCCCTGACctccagggaaggaagaagggctggaggttgaatcttTGGCctatggccaatgatttaatccagtgtgtgtgtgtgtgtgtgtgtgtgtgtgtgtgcgcgcgcgcgcgcgtgcgcgtgtaTAATGAAGCCTCCTAAAAACCAAAAAGGATGGGTTtctgagagcttctgggttggtgaacacctGGAGATATGGGGAAGGTAGCACTCTAAGAGAGAGTAGAGAAGTCCCATACCTTTTCCATACCTTGCCCTGTGCAGCTTTTTCACTAGCTGTTCCTGAGTGAtacatccttttataataaaccagtaatctagtaagtgaAATGTGTCTTTGAGTTCTGTGAatcactctagcaaattaaacaAACCCAAAAAGGTGAGTAGGGAAAGAGTTAACAGTAGGCGCGGCCAGATGAGGGACCCTAAGAGAGGCTGATTGCAGCTGGGAGGGCTCCACCAAGGGACCCCCGCCCTAGACTTCAAGGCTCACCATAGTGGCCCTTGGCCCTCCTACTCCTGGTGGTGTCCACAGTGCCCTGGTTGCATATGCGGGTGGGATGCTATAGCTGTGTGCAGGTTTGGGGGAAAAAGGGATAAAAGCATTCCAGATCTGCCCATGCTAGGTGTCATGAATAGAGTCTCACAAACTGTTATCTAGTTCCTGATAAAGTCCCAATAAAAAGtcagagacaaaaatcataccCAGCAACCCAGTTGGCATCCCTCTCACTCCTGAGAGCTTTGTACTTTCCCTCAATAAACCCTATCACTTTGCTCACTCTCTGCTGTCTGCGAGATTCACTTTTCAACTAGGTGGGATAAGGACCAGCATCTCTCCAACCCACCTGCACCAAAGGGTTCTTTATAACCTCCCATCTATAGCTAGTAGATGAGAAGCATGCGTGACAACCTAGACTTTCAATTGGCATCTaaagttgggggcgggggaga is a genomic window of Acinonyx jubatus isolate Ajub_Pintada_27869175 chromosome D1, VMU_Ajub_asm_v1.0, whole genome shotgun sequence containing:
- the POLR2G gene encoding DNA-directed RNA polymerase II subunit RPB7, which encodes MFYHISLEHEILLHPRYFGPNLLNTVKQKLFTEVEGTCTGKYGFVIAVTTIDNIGAGVIQPGRGFVLYPVKYKAIVFRPFKGEVVDAVVTQVNKVGLFTEIGPMSCFISRHSIPSEMEFDPNSNPPCYKTMDEDIVIQQDDEIRLKIVGTRVDKNDIFAIGSLMDDYLGLVS